A window of the Torulaspora globosa chromosome 6, complete sequence genome harbors these coding sequences:
- the ATS1 gene encoding Ats1p (ancestral locus Anc_7.79) — MLLSDGSAYGCGDNSNGQICDSPEKGDCASWTRLDQRFQDVACGWDFTVGINKDNEVISRGAGHKGELGIEGLSQAGHFTKVMKVNKGSRVFSSLQNCVVVEPLGDTGGSRVYGWGSNTKCQLKQPKSRVVAAPVVIFESNNTMVKYAALGKDFTVLVDVSGRIVHACGNLPSGFDIYQWGNKSGLQVHCMWTSLHILTSRGGIYSYGNGRHGQLFNREQWAHSDDLKQAAVGSEHGVLLSNLNTVACWGWGEHGNCGRLTDDRTINNDYSNVVSPLNRLPIPNGVIITKVFAGCATTWLVAKR, encoded by the coding sequence ATGCTGCTAAGTGATGGTTCTGCCTATGGTTGCGGTGACAATTCAAACGGACAGATATGCGATTCCCCGGAAAAAGGTGACTGCGCCTCTTGGACCCGATTGGATCAACGTTTCCAGGACGTAGCATGCGGCTGGGACTTTACGGTGGGAATCAACAAAGATAATGAGGTGATAAGCCGAGGAGCTGGCCATAAAGGTGAGTTGGGAATAGAAGGATTGAGTCAAGCGGGTCATTTTACCAAGGTCATGAAGGTAAATAAGGGATCGAGAGTGTTTTCGTCTCTCCAAAACTGTGTAGTCGTGGAACCCTTGGGCGATACAGGTGGTTCCAGGGTATATGGATGGGGCAGCAACACGAAATGCCAATTAAAGCAGCCCAAGAGTCGTGTTGTGGCTGCTCCCGTGGTGATATTCGAGAGCAACAACACGATGGTCAAATACGCAGCCTTGGGTAAGGATTTTACAGTGCTTGTGGACGTCTCAGGTCGTATAGTACACGCTTGCGGTAACTTGCCTTCAGGATTCGATATTTATCAGTGGGGAAACAAATCTGGCTTACAAGTGCATTGTATGTGGACTTCGCTCCATATTTTGACGTCTCGGGGTGGTATCTACTCGTACGGGAACGGGCGTCATGGCCAACTCTTTAACCGTGAGCAATGGGCTCACTCTGACGACCTCAAGCAGGCAGCTGTGGGCAGCGAACATGGCGTGCTTCTATCGAACTTAAATACTGTTGCATGTTGGGGCTGGGGTGAACACGGAAACTGTGGCAGACTCACTGACGATAGAACTATTAATAATGACTATTCAAACGTAGTGAGCCCCCTCAACCGTCTACCAATACCAAACGGCGTCATCATTACAAAAGTATTTGCTGGTTGTGCAACTACTTGGCTGGTCGCAAAGCGTTAG